In Glycine max cultivar Williams 82 chromosome 7, Glycine_max_v4.0, whole genome shotgun sequence, a single window of DNA contains:
- the LOC100793620 gene encoding fructose-1,6-bisphosphatase, chloroplastic: MQAAATTPLYQLVSFKPKLQTFPSKSQLCPLGTPFCRLGMASVSGFRLRPLRAVGGSSSSSASGDDGFVTLIEYVAKEGMNVKDDLVVLLDHIQYACKRIAALVASPFNYSLGKQTGHGSVGSDRDAPKPLDIVSNEIILSSLRKSRKVAVMASEENDAPTWISDDGPYVVVTDPLDGSRNIDASIPTGTIFGIYKRLEELDNLPTEEKAMLNSLQSGSKLIAAAYVLYSSATILCITFGSGTQAFTLDHSTGDFILTNPSIKIPPRGQIYSVNDARYFDWPEGLRQYIDTVRQGKGRYPKKYSARYICSLVADLHRTLLYGGVTMNPRDHLRLVYEANPLSFIVEQAGGRGSDGKNRILSLQPVKLHQRLPLFLGSLEDMEELESYGDIQQKVNPGYEV; the protein is encoded by the exons ATGCAGGCAGCAGCAACAACACCACTCTATCAACTCGTGAGCTTCAAGCCAAAGCTTCAAACTTTCCCTTCAAAATCTCAACTTTGCCCCTTAGGGACCCCTTTCTGCAGACTAGGAATGGCTTCTGTTTCTGGGTTTAGGTTGAGACCCCTGAGGGCTGTGGGTggttcttcatcatcttctgcaTCAGGTGATGATGGATTTGTCACACTGATAGAGTATGTGGCGAAGGAAGGAATGAATGTGAAAGATGATTTGGTGGTGTTGCTTGATCACATTCAGTATGCTTGCAAGAGAATTGCAGCACTTGTGGCTTCTCCTTTCAATTACAGCCTTGGCAAACAAACTGGTCATGGTTCTGTTGGTTCTGATAGGGATGCCCCAAAGCCTCTTGATATTGTCTCg AATGAAATTATCTTGTCATCACTCCGAAAATCCAGAAAAGTTGCTGTCATGGCTTCAGAAGAAAATGATGCGCCAACTTGGATAAGTGACGATGGTCCTTACGTGGTTGTAACAGATCCCCTAGATGGTTCTCGAAATATTGATGCATCCATTCCAACAGGCACAATTTTTGGTATTTATAAGCGCCTTGAGGAACTTGATAATCTACCCACAGAGGAGAAGGCTATGCTAAATTCACTCCAGAGTGGAAGTAAGCTGATTGCTGCCGCGTATGTTCTCTATTCTTCTGCAACTATACTCTGCATCACCTTTGGTTCTGGAACACAGGCATTCACTCTTGATCATTCAACAGGAGACTTTATTCTCACAAATCCAAGCATCAAAATTCCTCCCCGTG GGCAAATTTATTCAGTAAATGATGCGCGGTATTTTGACTGGCCGGAAGGTTTAAGGCAATATATAGACACTGTTAGACAAGGAAAAGGTAGATACCCCAAGAAGTACTCTGCCAGGTATATATGTTCCCTGGTGGCTGATCTCCACAGAACTTTGCTGTATGGAGGTGTGACAATGAATCCAAGGGACCATCTTCGTCTTGTTTACGAAGCAAACCCTCTTAGTTTCATTGTAGAGCAGGCTGGTGGGAGAGGGTCTGATGGCAAAAATAGGATTCTTTCCCTTCAACCAGTTAAACTTCACCAAAGACTTCCTCTCTTTTTGGGAAGCTTGGAAGACATGGAAGAGTTAGAAAGTTATGGGGATATCCAACAAAAAGTTAATCCTGGTTATGAGGTTTGA